In Diaphorobacter ruginosibacter, the genomic stretch ACCTCCAGGGTGTTGCTGTCCGTGCTGTCGTCAAAGCTGTAGAGCGCATCCAGCAGGCGTTCGCGCGTGTGGGTGCGCTCGGGCCGGGTCGCCATCACGCGCAGCAGCGCCCATTCCTTGGGGGTGAGGGGAATCTGCACTCCCGCGCGGTACACCTGCTCCTGCGACAGGTCGATCTGCAGGTCGCCCATCGCGAGGACCGGGGCCGCACCGGCATTGCGGCGGCGCTCGACGGCGCGCAGGCGTGCCAGCAGCTCCGCCGGGTCGTAGGGTTTGACGAGGTAGTCGTCGGCACCGGCATCAAGGCCCAGGATGCGATCACTGACCTGGTCCTTCGCGGTCAGCACGATCACGATGGGGCGATCGGCGATCGCGCGTACCTGGGGCAGGAGCGCGAGGCCCTCGCCGTCGGGAAGATGCAGGTCGAGCAGCACGGCCGCATAGGGCGTGGTCAGGAGCGCGGTTCTTGCCAACGCAAGCGTGGGCACGGCATCGACCACGAAGGCCTTCGCATGCAGATAGCTGCAAACCGCCTCGGACAGCGCGCGATCGTCTTCAACAAGCAG encodes the following:
- a CDS encoding winged helix-turn-helix domain-containing protein, which produces MRVLLVEDDRALSEAVCSYLHAKAFVVDAVPTLALARTALLTTPYAAVLLDLHLPDGEGLALLPQVRAIADRPIVIVLTAKDQVSDRILGLDAGADDYLVKPYDPAELLARLRAVERRRNAGAAPVLAMGDLQIDLSQEQVYRAGVQIPLTPKEWALLRVMATRPERTHTRERLLDALYSFDDSTDSNTLEVFISRLRRKLGRDHIETMRGLGYRLATHTSQPEH